TAACTCACCACAACCCACACCCACAGCTACACCAACAGCCACGCCAACAGCTACACCCACAGCTACACCCACAGTTACACCCACAGCTACACCAACAGCCACGCCAACACCAATACCAACAATTACATCCACACCACCCAATAATTCTCCTACTGCCTTATTAGCATCAGCCAAGATAAAATCTGATTGGAATACAGGATTTTGTGTTGATTTTGTAATTACAAATCCGGGTAATACGAGTACCCGAAATTGGCAACTGAAATTTGAAATGAGTCAGGCAACAATTAATCAAAGTTGGAATGGGACATTTAGTTCTCAAGCTCAAAAATATACTGTAAATCCACCTGATTGGGGAAAAGTAATTCAACCTAATCAAACTTTTGAACAAGTAGGTTTTTGTGCCCAAAAATTAGGTGCAAATTATCAACCCCAACAGATAAGTGCGGTGAGTTTGTGATGCCTAATTTCTAATAGCCCATCGCATTCATTTTGATAAGCTGTCGCGTAGTTAAATTGCATAACTGAAAATTTAGCATCACTGTGGGTATTCCTTCACTTTGTTTGAGGTTAGGTTTACCCACTTCCGTAAGGGAGCGAGACGCTCACACTACACATTTTTTACCCATTACAAATGATGTGACAAACCACTAAACTTTAGCAAAACCCTTTTTTTCTCCGTAACGGACGTTTCTGAATTCCACTTGATTACTATCTGGATTATATAGGGTATACACTGCCTCCCCATAGCTACGTCCGACGTTACCGACACCGACTATTTGCTTAGAATCAATGGTGACAACTTGGGGAGGAGTTTGGGTATCCAGGGTTGTCACACTGGAAGTGACAGAACCACCTTCTAGATGATACTGAAAAGCTAGACCAGAACGACCGCAGAAAAAATTATTGGCTTGCATCCGAGAAAGGCGATCGCACATGAAAATGGGGGGAGTATCGGGAGTCAACTCTTCATCAATGGATACTGTAGAACCGTGAATCAGTAAGCAATCCAATTCAAAAAAGCCAAAATCTAAACTGCGTATCCAATTCACCGTTTGTTTAGAAACCGCATCCCAGAGCAATTTTACTGTCTCTCCCCCATACTTTTCTAACAAATCCGTGGGTTCAACTGTTGCACTCCAACCATGGAGAATCAAACATTGTTCTTCCCACCACCCTTTACATACTAAAGGTTCTAATTCTCCCCGCTTGGGATTCAGTATCCTTTCTACCACCTGTTCCGATTCGGGTGTGGCTCCCACCACATCACCGAGGATATATAATGCTTCAATTCCCCGAATTTGCAGCTTGATATCAGCCATTACCGCTTCGTAGGCTGCAATATTTCCCTCAATTCCGCTTAAAATCGCCCATTTTGCCATAATTTTCCCCTATCTCGTACAAACGTGAGTCGGATCATCCGCACGTTCGGCAAATTCTATACCCCGTGCTAACCGCCAAGCAAAAATCCCTGGCAAACCTTTCTCAATAATCGCAGCGCAGGTTTTCTGGTAATCGTACTCAACTTCTCGGAGGCTGACTAGTTGACTTTCTGTATCATAAATTACATAAGTCGCATTGGGTCGCCCATGGCGAGGTTCTCCCACAGAGCCAACATTAATAATACGTTTCAGAGGTGCGGCGAAACTTCTCTCAGTATTTTCACCCTGTACCCGCACTTTTAAATTACCTGACTCTAGGTTCCTGGTGTAGGGAATGTGGGTATGTCCGCAGAATAGCACGTCTGCCCCTGTGACTAATACCCGCTCTAGGGCGACAAATG
The Calothrix sp. 336/3 DNA segment above includes these coding regions:
- a CDS encoding metallophosphatase, with the translated sequence MAKWAILSGIEGNIAAYEAVMADIKLQIRGIEALYILGDVVGATPESEQVVERILNPKRGELEPLVCKGWWEEQCLILHGWSATVEPTDLLEKYGGETVKLLWDAVSKQTVNWIRSLDFGFFELDCLLIHGSTVSIDEELTPDTPPIFMCDRLSRMQANNFFCGRSGLAFQYHLEGGSVTSSVTTLDTQTPPQVVTIDSKQIVGVGNVGRSYGEAVYTLYNPDSNQVEFRNVRYGEKKGFAKV